In Clostridium omnivorum, the DNA window TGTCAAGTTAATAAAAAAGTTACAAAATATTAATATGTACTAAATTGGCTACTCTTATAATTTTATAAGAGAAATATTATAATTATTTATTAATTAATTATAAAAAAATTGCAAGAAATTCTTGCAATTATTTTTCGCTTTTTTCTTTTACTGTTTTTTCTTTTACTGTATTAGCTTCTTCACTGGACAAATTATCCACTTTAGCTAAAGGTAGCTCGTATTTTTCTCTAATCTTATTTTCAACCTCTAACATGACATTAGCATTTTCTCTAAAATATTGTTTAGCATTTTCTCTACCTTGGCCTAATCTAATATCATTATAAGAGAACCATGCGCCACTCTTTTGTACAATTTCTTCCCTTACACCAACATCAAGTACATTACCTTCTCTTGATATTCCAGCACCATACATTATATCAAATTCTGCTTGTTTAAATGGTGGAGCCACTTTATTTTTGATTACCTTAACTTTTGTTCTATTACCTATTACATCATCACCTTGTTTGATTGAATCAATTTTTCTAACATCCATTCTAACAGATGCGTAGAATTTAAGTGCTCTACCACCAGGAGTAGTTTCAGGACTACCAAACATTACTCCAACCTTTTCTCTTAACTGATTGATGAATACAGTAACACATTTAGATTTATTAATTGAACCTGCAAGTTTTCTTAGCGCTTGTGACATAAGTCTTGCTTGTAAGCCTACATGTGCATCTCCCATTTCACCTTCTATTTCTGCTCTAGGTACTAATGCTGCTACAGAGTCAACTACAATAACGTCTATAGCTCCTGATCTAACAAGTGCTTCTGTAATTTCTAAAGCTTGCTCACCTGTATCAGGTTGAGATACCACCAAATTATCTATATCAACGCCTAAAGCTTTAGCATAAGTTGGATCTAGAGCATGTTCTGCATCGACAAAGGCTGCAGCACCACCGTTTTTTTGAGCTTCAGCAATAATATGAAGTGCAACAGTAGTTTTACCTGAAGATTCAGGTCCAA includes these proteins:
- the recA gene encoding recombinase RecA, coding for MDMDKMKAIEAAMGQIEKQFGKGSIMKLGEHSVLNLDVVSTGCLDLDIALGLGGVPKGRIIEIFGPESSGKTTVALHIIAEAQKNGGAAAFVDAEHALDPTYAKALGVDIDNLVVSQPDTGEQALEITEALVRSGAIDVIVVDSVAALVPRAEIEGEMGDAHVGLQARLMSQALRKLAGSINKSKCVTVFINQLREKVGVMFGSPETTPGGRALKFYASVRMDVRKIDSIKQGDDVIGNRTKVKVIKNKVAPPFKQAEFDIMYGAGISREGNVLDVGVREEIVQKSGAWFSYNDIRLGQGRENAKQYFRENANVMLEVENKIREKYELPLAKVDNLSSEEANTVKEKTVKEKSEK